Proteins co-encoded in one Haladaptatus sp. ZSTT2 genomic window:
- a CDS encoding ferritin-like domain-containing protein, whose amino-acid sequence MRDSDPTPTDRRALSSRRTVLGTIASIGGVALAGCMGGSSGGEGTTTTTEDGGMTTTDGTMTTTEDGSMDANPDVAILNYALTLEHLENAFYRDGLDTFADDELTQADALSNFSETLRMQVPDYLKATGEHEAAHVSAIADTIEKLGGTPVEEAEYNFGYETPSEFLAVGKALENTGVAAYAGAAPSIVNNDVLTAALGIHSVEARHASFLNLVNSEDPFPKAVDEAKSMEEVIEIAGGFITENPNDSSALARGDSMETPMRKEDDGTSDVDLLNYALTLEHLEAVFYREGLETFSADELRNASVLSDYDDELRMTVPDRLTAIGEHESAHVTAIADTIEKLGGTPVEEANYDFGYETPSEFLAVGKALENTGVAAYAGAATSVSNDDVFAAAAGIHSVEARHASFLNELNVANPFPEAVDQPKGMEEVVEIAGQFIVEE is encoded by the coding sequence ATGAGAGACTCCGACCCAACCCCAACTGACCGTCGCGCCCTCAGTTCGCGCCGCACTGTCCTCGGCACCATTGCCAGCATCGGCGGCGTCGCCCTCGCTGGCTGTATGGGCGGCAGCTCCGGTGGCGAGGGAACGACCACGACGACCGAAGACGGTGGCATGACGACGACTGACGGAACCATGACCACGACCGAAGACGGCTCGATGGACGCCAACCCGGACGTTGCTATCCTGAACTACGCGCTCACACTCGAACACTTGGAGAACGCGTTCTACCGTGATGGTCTCGATACGTTCGCGGATGACGAACTCACGCAGGCCGACGCGCTGAGCAACTTCAGCGAGACTCTCCGGATGCAGGTTCCAGACTACCTGAAAGCAACGGGCGAACATGAGGCAGCTCACGTCTCAGCCATCGCAGACACCATCGAGAAACTCGGTGGCACACCGGTCGAAGAAGCCGAGTACAACTTCGGCTACGAGACGCCTTCTGAGTTCCTCGCCGTTGGCAAGGCACTCGAAAACACGGGTGTTGCGGCCTACGCGGGTGCTGCGCCGTCTATCGTCAACAACGACGTGCTCACCGCCGCCCTCGGCATCCACAGCGTCGAAGCGCGCCACGCGAGCTTCCTCAATCTCGTCAACTCCGAAGACCCGTTCCCGAAGGCTGTAGACGAGGCGAAGTCGATGGAGGAAGTCATCGAAATCGCTGGCGGGTTCATAACTGAGAACCCGAACGACAGCAGTGCGCTTGCGCGCGGTGACTCGATGGAGACGCCGATGCGAAAGGAAGATGACGGCACGAGCGACGTGGACCTCCTGAACTACGCGCTCACGCTCGAACACTTAGAGGCCGTCTTCTACCGCGAAGGCCTTGAGACGTTCAGCGCGGACGAACTCCGTAACGCGAGCGTCCTTTCGGACTACGACGACGAACTCCGCATGACGGTTCCAGACCGCCTCACCGCCATCGGCGAACACGAGTCTGCCCACGTGACGGCTATTGCCGACACCATCGAAAAACTCGGCGGGACGCCGGTCGAAGAAGCGAACTACGACTTCGGCTACGAGACGCCTTCTGAGTTCCTCGCCGTTGGCAAGGCACTCGAAAACACGGGTGTTGCGGCCTACGCGGGCGCAGCAACCTCCGTCTCGAACGACGACGTGTTCGCGGCCGCCGCGGGCATCCACAGCGTCGAGGCACGCCACGCGAGTTTCCTGAACGAACTCAACGTGGCGAACCCGTTCCCGGAGGCCGTCGACCAGCCAAAAGGCATGGAGGAGGTGGTTGAAATAGCCGGCCAATTCATCGTAGAGGAGTAA
- a CDS encoding phosphoenolpyruvate carboxykinase (ATP), translating into MTDLATSAQSLKTALPNPKEADNVLYNPSLDELRELARGDEITTEFGSPSYVSEERSRNADKTKNAVDAEFDDEDYAYLDAAVDYAETEAMICVDRLMGRHTDHSYRCRLYVQKEFARIALAWAKLFEPVADDADPDFVTIQLPEWDEIAVRILPDEGVTAVLGSDYTGEAKKSFLRLHMYYAKKAGGLGLHAGSKRVTLKDDDGDLNDVGQLFLGLSATGKSTLTAHGLWLDGDEEASMLQDDVCALLPDGTVAGSEGNGLFVKTIGLDADEQPAMYDAVTHESAILENVDVDTDGTVDFDSDLHTSNGRAIIVRDQLASADADIDLPEVDQVFFITRNPVMPPVAKLTPEEAAVAFMLGESIETSAGDPSKAGESIRVVGTNPFIIGSKGEEGNRFRELVSDLGVECYVLNTGHIGANAQDIGVTESVTILREIARGTVSWERDEQTGLTIPTNVPGIDITEFYVPDHVEDFEQKNVDLRGERLAHLTQFDDLDAAILDAVY; encoded by the coding sequence ATGACGGACCTGGCTACATCAGCCCAGTCGCTCAAAACAGCACTTCCGAATCCAAAAGAGGCAGACAACGTCCTCTACAACCCATCGCTCGACGAACTCCGCGAGCTTGCGCGCGGAGACGAAATCACAACCGAGTTCGGGTCGCCGTCCTACGTGAGCGAGGAGCGCTCGCGGAACGCAGACAAGACGAAAAACGCCGTTGACGCGGAGTTCGACGACGAGGATTACGCTTACCTCGATGCGGCCGTCGACTACGCAGAAACGGAAGCGATGATTTGTGTAGACCGCCTGATGGGCCGACACACAGACCACTCCTACCGATGCCGTCTGTACGTGCAAAAGGAGTTCGCCCGCATCGCGCTCGCGTGGGCGAAACTGTTCGAACCCGTCGCGGACGACGCAGACCCCGACTTCGTCACCATCCAGCTTCCAGAGTGGGACGAAATCGCCGTTCGCATCCTTCCAGACGAGGGTGTCACCGCAGTTCTCGGCAGCGACTACACCGGCGAGGCGAAAAAGTCGTTCCTCCGCCTGCACATGTACTACGCGAAGAAAGCAGGCGGCCTCGGCCTCCACGCGGGCAGCAAGCGCGTCACGCTTAAAGACGACGACGGCGACCTGAACGACGTTGGCCAACTGTTCCTCGGGCTTTCTGCGACGGGCAAGTCCACACTCACCGCCCACGGCCTCTGGCTCGACGGCGACGAGGAAGCCTCGATGCTCCAAGACGACGTGTGTGCGCTCCTCCCCGACGGCACCGTCGCGGGCAGTGAAGGCAACGGCCTGTTCGTCAAAACCATCGGCTTAGACGCGGACGAACAGCCAGCGATGTACGACGCCGTCACCCACGAATCGGCCATCCTCGAAAACGTCGATGTCGACACGGACGGCACGGTTGACTTCGACTCCGACCTCCACACCAGCAACGGGCGGGCCATCATCGTCCGCGACCAACTCGCCTCCGCAGACGCAGACATCGACCTGCCCGAGGTAGACCAGGTGTTCTTCATCACGCGCAACCCCGTGATGCCGCCAGTCGCCAAACTCACGCCCGAAGAGGCCGCCGTCGCGTTCATGCTCGGTGAGTCTATCGAGACCAGCGCGGGCGACCCATCGAAGGCAGGTGAGTCCATCCGCGTCGTCGGCACTAATCCGTTCATCATCGGCTCGAAAGGAGAGGAGGGCAACCGCTTTCGCGAACTCGTCTCCGACCTCGGCGTCGAGTGCTACGTCCTCAACACGGGCCACATCGGCGCGAACGCACAGGACATCGGCGTGACCGAGTCCGTCACCATCCTCCGCGAAATCGCTCGCGGCACCGTTTCCTGGGAGCGCGACGAGCAAACCGGCCTCACCATCCCGACGAACGTGCCGGGCATCGACATTACCGAGTTCTACGTCCCAGACCACGTCGAGGACTTCGAGCAGAAAAACGTTGACCTGCGCGGCGAGCGTCTCGCCCACCTGACGCAGTTCGACGACCTCGACGCCGCGATTCTCGACGCCGTCTACTAA
- a CDS encoding NAD(P)/FAD-dependent oxidoreductase, producing the protein MSRRDSRVVVVGAGVSGLAIARELAPDHDVLVFDKGGVAADTSSRASGMISLSLEPFPDEWATFALSQFRDLDGHGIFSFTDRDTVRLVPEEDAAKYTDQAPEGGAYLTKDELRARYPDAFADLSAYGGALHYDGTGYLDALDYTMTLKWAAEQAGAAVFRDHEVTGLRVEDDAVVGVETEYGPIDADHVVYATGWKTRDLLADYVELPVKPLRWNAIVVEPDTPLPADAPMGSEPTMRVYWRTTDRGDVLIGGNEHLLSDPEGTPMGVQEAFREVVTDRVAPLLAGVEDGDIRREDCCPTADCASPDGLPIIDAPEEVPDGLAFVTGLHGRGVMLSPVTGRAIRCLVTGEDAPFPMEPFELGRFEDRSPDFEYRSHWD; encoded by the coding sequence ATGTCACGACGTGACTCCCGTGTGGTCGTCGTCGGAGCCGGCGTCTCCGGGCTGGCCATCGCCCGCGAGTTGGCTCCCGACCACGACGTGTTGGTGTTCGATAAAGGCGGCGTCGCAGCCGATACTTCCTCGCGCGCGTCGGGGATGATTTCACTCTCGCTCGAGCCGTTCCCTGACGAGTGGGCGACGTTCGCGCTCTCACAGTTTCGAGACCTCGATGGACACGGCATTTTCTCGTTTACCGACCGCGACACCGTCCGCCTCGTCCCCGAAGAAGACGCAGCAAAGTACACCGACCAGGCACCCGAGGGTGGCGCGTACCTCACAAAAGACGAACTTCGCGCGCGCTACCCCGACGCCTTCGCCGACCTGTCGGCTTACGGCGGGGCGCTCCACTACGACGGCACGGGCTACTTAGACGCCCTCGATTACACGATGACGCTCAAGTGGGCCGCAGAGCAAGCGGGCGCAGCCGTGTTCCGCGACCACGAGGTCACCGGCCTGCGCGTCGAAGACGACGCAGTCGTGGGCGTCGAAACCGAGTACGGCCCCATCGACGCAGACCACGTCGTCTACGCGACGGGCTGGAAGACCCGCGACCTACTCGCGGACTACGTCGAACTCCCCGTCAAGCCGCTTCGCTGGAACGCCATCGTGGTCGAACCCGACACGCCGCTTCCGGCAGACGCCCCGATGGGCTCAGAGCCGACGATGCGCGTCTACTGGCGCACGACCGACCGCGGCGACGTGCTCATCGGCGGGAACGAACACCTCCTCTCAGACCCCGAAGGCACGCCAATGGGTGTCCAAGAGGCGTTTCGAGAGGTGGTGACCGATCGTGTTGCACCTCTGCTCGCGGGTGTCGAAGACGGCGACATCCGCCGCGAGGACTGCTGTCCGACCGCCGACTGCGCCTCGCCCGACGGTCTGCCGATCATCGACGCCCCCGAAGAAGTCCCCGATGGACTCGCTTTCGTGACGGGCCTCCACGGCCGCGGCGTCATGCTCTCGCCCGTGACGGGCCGAGCGATTCGGTGTCTCGTGACCGGCGAAGACGCCCCGTTCCCGATGGAACCCTTTGAACTCGGTCGGTTCGAAGACCGGTCTCCTGACTTCGAGTACCGAAGCCACTGGGACTGA
- a CDS encoding helix-turn-helix domain-containing protein, with protein sequence MVVIVRGSIPATDLALAHVLRSDLPIEVNVERIVQSGKESVMPLVWFHGVDKDRLETLLAEDDSVDSVTLLADLGDEFLYRMEWVDKIQFLLSMLTDSKATVMNAYGRGDQWNLRVMYPDRELFSQNVDFSKAADLSFEVHSIRELDEEPVGRYGLTQNQYDTLIRAVETGYFEIPRETSLEDLADEFDVSHQALSERLRRGMKSLLEDTLVIGHIEDE encoded by the coding sequence ATGGTCGTCATTGTGCGGGGTTCGATTCCCGCAACTGATCTCGCGCTCGCCCATGTGCTGCGGTCTGACCTCCCTATCGAAGTCAATGTCGAGCGAATCGTCCAGAGCGGCAAAGAAAGCGTCATGCCGCTCGTCTGGTTTCACGGCGTCGACAAAGACCGATTAGAGACGCTGTTGGCAGAAGACGACAGCGTCGATTCGGTTACACTGCTCGCTGATTTGGGTGACGAATTTCTCTATCGTATGGAGTGGGTCGATAAAATCCAGTTCTTGCTCAGTATGCTCACCGACTCTAAGGCAACCGTGATGAACGCCTACGGACGGGGCGACCAGTGGAACCTCCGGGTGATGTATCCGGACCGAGAGCTGTTCTCACAGAACGTCGATTTCTCAAAAGCGGCAGACCTCTCGTTCGAGGTTCACTCGATTCGAGAGCTCGATGAGGAGCCGGTTGGCCGATACGGACTCACCCAGAACCAGTACGACACGCTCATTCGCGCGGTCGAGACGGGCTATTTCGAAATCCCTCGCGAGACCTCGCTCGAAGACCTCGCAGACGAGTTCGACGTCTCCCATCAAGCGCTCTCAGAGCGCCTTCGCCGCGGGATGAAATCACTCCTCGAAGATACGCTGGTCATCGGCCACATCGAAGACGAGTGA
- a CDS encoding spermidine synthase, with translation MAPLRTRLPPPPAKPELAVFASGMTSMGLEILAGRMIAPQFGSSIFTWGSIIGVFLAALSLGYLRGGASAASRASHNRLVRLLLGTALYVAVVIFVGDTLLRASTAFPLPSRFASLPAIILLFAPPTYLLGFISPYAAELSDKQSTGAASGRVYAIGTVGSILGAFGTTFLLIPSLSITQIGLVLGLIAVGTAVLIARPGMTTDQAVGSAAVALLLVAAAGSGLAGLSIEGQIVYQTQTPYQELQVIDLGDTRTLYLDGQRHSAMDLSDPNRHVFGYTRYFHLPLLMNDDIDNVLFIGGGGFTGPKRFVADYNVTVDVVEIDPEVISVAKEYFAVEESDRLRIHNMDGRQYLRQTNQTYDLIVLDAYQKDKVPFQLTTEEFMQLAESRLSDDGILFANIISAPQGSASQFYRSEYKTIDAVFPRVYSFPTVDATVIQNIEIIATKNGTLITREELLARNTERDIGIDLRSEIRNYRATENTADVPLLRDGQAPIDSLLDPQVDQRYVIQETNRTNATATG, from the coding sequence ATGGCCCCGCTTCGAACCCGGTTGCCGCCCCCACCAGCCAAGCCCGAATTGGCGGTGTTCGCCTCCGGCATGACCAGTATGGGATTAGAGATTCTCGCAGGCCGCATGATTGCGCCACAGTTCGGGAGCAGTATTTTTACGTGGGGGAGCATCATCGGCGTGTTCCTCGCGGCGCTCAGCCTCGGCTATCTGCGCGGCGGCGCTTCTGCGGCCTCGCGTGCCTCACACAATCGGTTGGTGCGACTGTTGCTCGGAACCGCCCTCTACGTCGCGGTGGTGATTTTCGTTGGAGACACGCTGTTGCGGGCGTCTACGGCGTTCCCGCTCCCGAGTCGATTCGCGTCGCTTCCGGCCATCATCCTGCTGTTTGCACCCCCGACCTACCTGCTCGGGTTCATCAGTCCGTACGCGGCAGAACTCTCCGATAAACAGAGCACTGGGGCCGCCTCGGGGCGGGTGTACGCGATTGGGACGGTCGGCAGCATCCTCGGTGCGTTCGGCACGACGTTCCTCCTCATCCCGTCGCTTTCGATTACCCAAATCGGCCTCGTCCTCGGCCTGATCGCCGTCGGAACGGCCGTCCTCATCGCCCGTCCGGGGATGACGACCGACCAAGCGGTGGGCAGCGCGGCGGTCGCGCTCCTGCTCGTCGCAGCCGCCGGAAGTGGCCTTGCTGGGTTAAGCATCGAAGGCCAAATCGTCTACCAGACACAGACGCCGTATCAAGAGTTACAGGTCATTGACTTAGGCGACACGCGGACGCTCTATCTCGACGGCCAGCGCCACAGCGCGATGGACCTCTCTGACCCCAATCGCCACGTCTTCGGCTACACGCGCTACTTCCACCTTCCCCTGTTGATGAACGACGACATCGACAACGTCCTGTTCATCGGCGGCGGTGGCTTCACCGGCCCCAAACGCTTCGTCGCTGACTACAACGTGACCGTCGACGTCGTCGAAATCGACCCGGAGGTCATCTCGGTCGCAAAAGAGTACTTCGCGGTCGAAGAATCCGACCGACTCCGCATCCACAACATGGACGGCCGCCAGTATCTCAGACAAACGAACCAGACGTACGACCTCATCGTCTTAGACGCCTACCAGAAGGACAAAGTGCCGTTTCAGTTGACCACAGAAGAGTTCATGCAACTGGCAGAAAGCCGCCTGAGCGACGACGGCATCCTGTTTGCCAACATCATCTCAGCGCCACAGGGCTCTGCCTCACAGTTCTACCGGTCTGAGTACAAAACCATCGACGCCGTGTTCCCGCGGGTGTACAGCTTCCCAACGGTCGATGCTACGGTCATCCAGAACATCGAAATTATCGCTACTAAAAACGGGACGCTCATCACCCGTGAGGAGTTGCTCGCGCGGAACACCGAACGCGACATCGGCATCGACCTCAGAAGCGAGATACGGAACTACCGCGCAACGGAGAACACGGCCGATGTGCCGCTGCTCAGAGACGGCCAAGCGCCGATTGACAGCCTGCTCGACCCGCAGGTCGACCAGCGCTACGTGATTCAAGAGACGAATCGAACGAACGCGACGGCGACAGGCTAA
- a CDS encoding sulfite exporter TauE/SafE family protein translates to MSEAPDASTLKRTFLKYQHVLVFAAPVLFILGVVFAAPTPADAGTSYWLEYWWLFPFFILGATIVNTVGISGSALFVPFLIFIFPVFAFPLEPETIVKIGLISESFGLSSSALAFIQYGLVDRRLALTLVGGSVPFVIGGALLSFVIPEPIFQFLLGVALVVAAYLLFKADLSHEEPDDAHADVDAEVSADGGTHLPDDDDKLGPAGVTVTDDGTVTRVDRDGNTFRYKRSGYLERFGNYSIGGVFQGLAGFGIGELGIISMLRSEIPVKVAIGTNHIVVALTAVLASLVHVFGGGLIGGHAMDLASTPWNMVVWTVPATVTGGQIAPYVASRLDTDVIKKGVGVLFAAISVALFLISVGGL, encoded by the coding sequence ATGAGCGAGGCTCCGGACGCAAGCACACTCAAGCGAACCTTCCTCAAGTACCAACACGTTCTGGTGTTCGCCGCACCAGTCCTGTTCATCCTCGGAGTGGTTTTCGCCGCCCCGACCCCCGCGGATGCGGGGACGAGCTACTGGCTCGAATACTGGTGGCTGTTCCCGTTTTTCATCCTCGGAGCGACGATTGTGAACACGGTCGGCATCAGCGGTTCGGCGCTGTTCGTGCCGTTTCTCATCTTCATCTTCCCGGTGTTCGCGTTCCCATTGGAACCGGAAACCATCGTGAAGATTGGCCTCATCAGTGAGTCCTTTGGCCTGTCGAGTTCCGCACTCGCGTTCATCCAGTACGGACTCGTAGACCGCAGACTCGCGCTCACGCTCGTTGGTGGCTCCGTGCCGTTCGTCATCGGCGGGGCACTCCTGTCGTTCGTGATTCCAGAGCCAATCTTCCAGTTCCTGCTCGGCGTCGCGCTCGTTGTCGCGGCGTATCTGCTGTTCAAAGCAGACTTGAGCCACGAAGAGCCGGATGACGCGCACGCAGACGTAGACGCCGAGGTCAGTGCAGACGGTGGCACGCACCTCCCCGACGACGACGACAAGCTCGGCCCGGCGGGTGTCACGGTCACCGACGACGGCACCGTAACCCGCGTCGACCGCGACGGCAACACCTTCCGCTATAAGCGCTCTGGGTATCTCGAACGCTTTGGCAACTACAGCATCGGTGGCGTGTTCCAGGGCCTCGCAGGCTTCGGGATTGGCGAACTCGGTATCATCTCGATGCTCCGCTCTGAGATTCCCGTGAAAGTCGCCATCGGCACGAACCACATCGTCGTCGCGCTGACGGCCGTCCTCGCCTCGCTCGTCCACGTCTTCGGTGGCGGACTGATCGGCGGGCACGCGATGGACCTCGCCTCAACGCCGTGGAACATGGTCGTCTGGACGGTTCCCGCAACCGTGACCGGCGGCCAAATCGCACCGTACGTCGCCTCGCGGCTCGACACGGACGTCATCAAAAAGGGTGTTGGCGTGCTGTTCGCCGCCATCTCGGTTGCGTTGTTCCTCATCTCCGTGGGCGGTCTGTAA
- a CDS encoding cold-shock protein, with protein MANGKVDFFNDTGGYGFIATDESDDDVFFHMEDVGGEDLTEGTEIEFDIEQAPKGPRATNIVRA; from the coding sequence ATGGCAAACGGTAAAGTTGATTTCTTCAACGACACGGGCGGCTACGGTTTCATCGCGACGGACGAGTCTGACGACGACGTTTTCTTCCACATGGAAGATGTCGGCGGTGAGGACCTTACGGAAGGTACCGAAATCGAATTCGATATCGAACAGGCCCCAAAGGGCCCACGCGCAACGAACATCGTTCGCGCGTAA
- a CDS encoding amino acid permease codes for MSQESTPERVVEEELDRQIGFIGASAIGIGTMIAAGIFVLSGLAVSKVGAAAIVAFLLAAVVAAFTAAAYGEFSSIYPESGGGYMYVAETFDTDLTYIMGWTMILGYPASAAFYLASFSEWFFRFIYPVLNIPQAIPFWVAGVVILLLLVGLNLKGTEESNTFQIVVTALKIVLIVLFLYGGLQAIDSSTITASMAENITHVRDIGLTSALVFITFFGFSAIATNAEEIQSPARTVPRAIYFSMGFVTLIYTLVVLVIVIAVNDVGFLSFLSDQLTLGGNEAARDFVGQNGEVAMGLAAQYYLGSVGFYVIIVGALFSMLSAANATIMAGSRVKLAMARRDHLPAQFEELHPRLNTPYKTVMLTGGFILIYVVIFTVIFGGVPGSETTTTPFGLHLGLETLAGFANFLLLSGLTIVNVAIIASRRKFPTIERPFRVPAAPWVPLLAIAANLVLLANVEPRSFAIGLVAEFIGVGLWFAVIGSAPSIERIEAETPTAIADYTAARPERGYQVVVPIANPANIEQLMRTACTLAAENDGEVFVVSAVTVPHQTPLSSGRGLAEQRRAVLVRAIEFAAEWGVPASGVVRVSHDAAHAILNTIRQNESDAVIVGWRGSWSNRRNVVFGSTVDDVITNADCDVYVEKIGPRADGQVDSILLPTAGGPHAYLAAETARAISHATGAVTRVIYVIDPRADAEERERATALLEAAAATFEDTPVETLLVENADVVEGIVTEAKNHDLTIIGATREGFFQRLLFGAVPEAIGQRIPTTVIMTKRKLDVSSRLGDLLGRR; via the coding sequence ATGAGTCAGGAATCTACGCCCGAGAGAGTGGTTGAGGAGGAGCTTGACCGTCAAATCGGGTTCATCGGGGCGTCTGCGATCGGCATCGGAACGATGATTGCGGCGGGTATTTTCGTTCTCTCCGGGCTGGCGGTAAGCAAGGTCGGAGCCGCCGCTATCGTCGCGTTCCTGCTTGCTGCGGTCGTCGCAGCCTTTACCGCCGCCGCGTACGGTGAGTTCTCCTCAATCTATCCGGAGAGTGGCGGCGGCTACATGTACGTCGCAGAGACGTTCGACACCGACCTCACGTACATCATGGGCTGGACGATGATTCTCGGCTATCCAGCCAGTGCGGCGTTCTATCTCGCCAGTTTCTCGGAGTGGTTTTTCCGCTTCATCTATCCAGTGCTCAACATCCCCCAAGCAATCCCGTTCTGGGTCGCCGGGGTCGTCATCCTCCTCTTGCTCGTCGGGCTTAACCTCAAAGGGACGGAGGAGTCGAACACCTTCCAAATCGTCGTGACCGCCCTCAAAATCGTGCTCATCGTGCTGTTTCTCTACGGCGGGCTGCAGGCAATCGATTCGAGCACCATCACGGCGTCGATGGCAGAAAACATCACCCACGTCAGGGACATCGGGCTGACCAGTGCGCTCGTGTTCATCACCTTCTTTGGCTTCTCGGCTATCGCGACGAACGCAGAGGAAATCCAGTCGCCCGCTCGGACGGTTCCCCGCGCGATTTATTTCAGCATGGGCTTTGTCACGCTCATCTACACGCTCGTCGTCCTCGTCATCGTGATTGCCGTAAACGATGTTGGGTTCCTGTCGTTCCTGTCTGACCAACTCACCTTGGGTGGCAACGAGGCCGCCCGCGACTTCGTGGGCCAAAACGGCGAGGTAGCGATGGGACTTGCCGCCCAGTACTACCTCGGGAGCGTTGGCTTCTACGTCATCATCGTCGGCGCGCTGTTCTCGATGCTGTCTGCGGCGAATGCGACGATTATGGCCGGCTCGCGCGTGAAACTGGCGATGGCCCGGCGCGACCACCTCCCGGCGCAGTTCGAGGAACTCCACCCGCGACTCAACACGCCGTATAAGACGGTGATGCTCACGGGCGGGTTCATCCTCATCTACGTCGTCATCTTCACCGTCATCTTCGGTGGCGTACCGGGGAGCGAAACCACGACCACACCGTTTGGCCTCCACCTCGGTCTGGAAACGCTCGCTGGGTTTGCGAACTTCCTGCTCCTTTCCGGGCTGACCATCGTGAATGTCGCCATCATCGCCTCTCGACGCAAGTTCCCGACCATCGAGCGACCCTTTAGAGTTCCTGCAGCGCCGTGGGTGCCGCTGCTCGCCATCGCCGCAAACCTCGTCTTGCTCGCAAACGTCGAACCGCGGAGCTTCGCCATTGGCCTCGTTGCAGAATTCATCGGCGTTGGCCTCTGGTTCGCCGTCATCGGCAGCGCACCGTCTATCGAGCGGATTGAGGCAGAAACGCCCACCGCAATCGCAGACTACACCGCAGCGAGACCGGAACGCGGCTACCAAGTGGTCGTCCCCATCGCCAACCCTGCGAACATCGAACAGCTGATGCGCACCGCGTGTACGCTCGCGGCTGAAAACGACGGCGAGGTGTTCGTGGTCAGCGCGGTCACCGTGCCCCATCAGACACCGCTTTCGAGCGGCCGTGGGTTGGCAGAACAGCGCCGGGCGGTGTTGGTGCGCGCAATCGAGTTCGCAGCCGAGTGGGGCGTCCCGGCGAGCGGAGTGGTTCGCGTCAGTCACGACGCCGCCCACGCGATTCTCAACACGATTCGCCAGAACGAGAGCGACGCCGTCATCGTCGGTTGGCGGGGCAGTTGGTCGAATCGGCGGAACGTGGTGTTCGGCTCGACCGTCGATGACGTCATCACGAACGCAGACTGTGACGTGTACGTCGAGAAAATCGGCCCGCGAGCGGACGGACAGGTCGATTCAATCTTACTCCCAACCGCGGGCGGGCCACACGCGTACCTCGCCGCAGAGACTGCGCGTGCCATCTCACACGCCACGGGCGCGGTCACGCGCGTCATCTACGTCATCGACCCGCGCGCCGATGCAGAAGAGCGCGAGCGGGCCACCGCCTTGCTAGAGGCCGCCGCGGCGACTTTCGAGGACACCCCGGTCGAAACGCTGCTTGTAGAGAATGCCGATGTCGTCGAAGGCATCGTTACCGAGGCGAAAAACCACGACCTCACCATCATCGGCGCGACGCGCGAGGGGTTCTTCCAACGCCTCCTGTTCGGCGCGGTGCCAGAAGCCATCGGACAACGCATCCCGACCACCGTCATCATGACCAAACGGAAATTGGACGTCTCCTCTCGTCTCGGTGACCTCCTTGGTCGTCGGTAA
- a CDS encoding alpha/beta fold hydrolase, whose amino-acid sequence MTPPHAEPPEGHATLNTGYVTVDGTRLFYRTAGSGTPLVFVHAGVADSRLWNEQLDTFAADYRTIAYDLRGFGRSKLPPAPYAHYRDLAAVLDALDVESAHLVGASMGGAAALDFTLDQPHRVRSLTLVAPGLSGYEVHDPDLRARWDEVEAAFEAGDFERTATIESEMWLAGPSRSLDAVDEASRELVRKMLLQSYELATDDASESEGEPPAIGRLGDVSVPVLLISGALDAPVMADIASVLEAGLADVQVEVIEGTAHLPSLEKSGEFDAVLRSFLEQVSL is encoded by the coding sequence ATGACACCGCCCCACGCAGAGCCACCCGAGGGCCACGCCACGCTCAACACGGGCTACGTGACTGTGGATGGCACCCGCCTGTTCTACCGAACCGCTGGAAGTGGTACACCACTCGTCTTCGTGCATGCGGGCGTCGCGGACAGCCGCCTGTGGAACGAGCAACTCGACACGTTCGCTGCGGACTACCGCACCATCGCCTACGACCTGCGAGGGTTCGGCCGGTCGAAACTTCCGCCAGCACCCTACGCCCATTACCGCGACCTCGCCGCCGTGCTCGACGCGCTCGATGTCGAATCTGCACATCTCGTCGGCGCGTCGATGGGCGGGGCGGCCGCCCTCGATTTCACCCTCGACCAACCCCATCGCGTCAGGAGCCTCACCCTCGTCGCACCGGGGCTAAGCGGGTACGAAGTCCACGACCCGGACCTCCGCGCCCGCTGGGACGAAGTCGAAGCGGCCTTCGAGGCAGGCGATTTCGAGCGGACGGCGACCATCGAGAGCGAGATGTGGCTCGCCGGGCCATCGCGCTCGCTCGATGCGGTAGATGAAGCGAGTCGAGAACTGGTTCGGAAGATGCTGCTCCAGAGCTACGAACTGGCCACCGACGACGCGAGCGAATCGGAGGGCGAGCCGCCAGCGATTGGCAGATTGGGTGACGTTTCGGTGCCCGTATTACTGATTTCGGGCGCACTCGATGCGCCGGTCATGGCAGACATTGCGTCGGTGTTGGAAGCGGGCTTGGCGGATGTGCAGGTTGAAGTTATTGAAGGGACGGCGCATCTGCCGTCACTGGAGAAATCTGGGGAGTTCGATGCGGTGTTGCGGTCGTTTTTAGAGCAAGTCTCGCTGTAG